In bacterium, the following are encoded in one genomic region:
- a CDS encoding TlpA disulfide reductase family protein: MIPLKQLQNNYIYRLVITLSVCVCFLITSCARSKPQVTLDRHPQAPDFSLTSIDGDRVYLSSFIGKVVILEFWYSWDPLSKKQAEYLQHIQNVYSKRKVVILAVVMDEGSLSPARLFTKKFGITYKVLIGEKYVYELYGGIRSFPTIFMIDRQGRIYGKGFGLQKLDVLEPAVLKLLEE, translated from the coding sequence ATGATTCCATTAAAGCAGTTACAGAATAATTATATCTATAGGCTTGTAATTACATTGTCAGTGTGTGTATGTTTTCTTATTACATCATGTGCCAGAAGTAAGCCACAGGTAACGCTTGACAGGCATCCTCAAGCTCCAGATTTTTCACTAACGAGTATTGACGGTGATAGAGTATATCTCTCTTCATTCATTGGCAAAGTTGTTATTCTGGAGTTCTGGTATAGCTGGGACCCTCTTTCAAAAAAGCAGGCAGAATACTTGCAGCATATACAGAATGTTTATAGTAAACGCAAGGTTGTAATTCTGGCAGTTGTAATGGATGAAGGTAGTTTATCTCCTGCAAGGTTGTTCACGAAAAAATTTGGCATAACATATAAAGTTCTTATAGGAGAGAAGTATGTATATGAGCTGTATGGAGGCATTAGAAGTTTCCCGACTATATTTATGATTGATAGGCAGGGCAGAATATATGGAAAGGGATTTGGCTTGCAAAAGCTAGATGTGTTGGAACCTGCTGTTTTGAAGTTGTTAGAGGAGTGA
- the bioA gene encoding adenosylmethionine--8-amino-7-oxononanoate transaminase, whose product MHKDIKKKLKQIDLDHIWHPFTQMQEYGKEEPVIIEKAYDSFLVDIDGKKYLDGVSSLWVNIHGHRRKEIDRAIIKQIKKVSHTTLLGLSNTQTICLAKKLVEITPPNLKRVFFSDNGSTGVEIALKIGFQYWQQKGELQKNKFVSFIGGYHGDTLGAVSVGGMDLFHKKYKPLLFNSFKVPCPYCYRCSKTFRLCNMACLKRLKNILEQKHEKIIGVIIEPLVQCAGGIIVAPEGFLRAVSKLCKKYGVLLIADEVATGFGRTGKMFACEHEKVKPDIMIISKGLTGGYLPLAATLVTEEIYNQFLGEYDEHRTFYHGHSYTGNSLACAAALASIRIFEEDRVLESIEEKIEFLQIGLKGFDKLAHVGDIRQKGLIAGIELVENKDSHKRYPPNRRIGHKVILEARKRGLIIRPLEDVIVLIPPLSIRIKELSQILKITYDSIKAVTE is encoded by the coding sequence ATGCATAAGGATATAAAAAAGAAACTTAAGCAGATTGATCTGGACCATATCTGGCATCCCTTTACTCAGATGCAGGAGTATGGAAAAGAGGAACCAGTTATAATAGAGAAAGCGTATGATTCTTTTCTTGTTGATATTGACGGCAAGAAATATCTTGATGGTGTTTCATCCCTCTGGGTTAACATTCATGGTCATAGAAGAAAAGAAATAGACAGAGCAATAATAAAACAAATTAAGAAGGTGTCTCATACAACGCTTCTTGGATTGTCCAATACGCAGACAATATGTTTGGCTAAGAAACTTGTTGAGATTACACCTCCAAATCTTAAAAGGGTGTTTTTCTCTGATAATGGTTCTACAGGGGTAGAAATAGCCTTAAAAATAGGTTTCCAATACTGGCAGCAAAAAGGAGAATTACAAAAAAACAAGTTTGTCTCCTTTATTGGAGGATATCATGGAGATACTTTAGGCGCAGTTAGTGTTGGTGGTATGGACCTCTTTCATAAGAAATATAAACCGCTTTTATTTAATAGCTTTAAAGTACCATGTCCATATTGTTATAGATGCTCAAAAACATTTCGGCTATGTAATATGGCTTGTTTAAAGAGATTAAAAAATATACTGGAGCAAAAACACGAGAAAATTATTGGTGTAATTATAGAGCCGTTGGTGCAGTGCGCAGGAGGGATCATAGTAGCTCCAGAAGGTTTTCTGAGGGCAGTAAGCAAGTTATGTAAAAAGTATGGGGTGTTATTAATAGCAGATGAAGTAGCTACGGGTTTTGGCAGAACAGGAAAGATGTTTGCTTGTGAGCATGAAAAGGTGAAACCTGATATTATGATTATATCTAAGGGACTAACAGGGGGATATCTTCCTCTAGCAGCCACATTGGTTACAGAAGAAATCTATAATCAGTTTTTGGGTGAGTATGATGAACATAGAACTTTTTACCATGGACATAGTTATACTGGTAACTCTCTTGCCTGTGCAGCTGCACTGGCAAGCATAAGAATTTTTGAAGAGGATAGGGTTCTTGAGTCTATAGAGGAAAAAATAGAATTCTTACAGATCGGGCTTAAAGGATTTGATAAGCTGGCTCATGTAGGAGATATCAGGCAGAAGGGGCTGATAGCAGGGATTGAACTAGTTGAAAATAAGGATAGCCATAAACGATATCCTCCGAACAGACGAATAGGGCATAAAGTAATTTTAGAGGCTAGAAAAAGAGGGTTAATTATTCGTCCTTTGGAAGATGTCATTGTTCTAATACCCCCATTGAGTATTAGAATTAAAGAACTTAGTCAGATTCTAAAGATAACCTATGATTCCATTAAAGCAGTTACAGAATAA
- a CDS encoding amino acid racemase gives MNIYKEKIIGILGGMGPAATCDLFSRIIKLTKAKKDQDHIHIIIDNNPEIPDRTQAIFNNGESPVPALIESGRMLQTAKADFIVIPCNTAHFFYDELKGHLGIPIVHMIREVAKKIHKEFPNVRKAGLLSTRGTIKAGLYQKELIDFDIEVIKPDERVQDMVTEAIFGEEGIKCGCLEGKSKKLIYNAIDNLINNGAELIIGGCTEIPLVVDLKTVPLPFINSNQVLAETAVNMAKGNYA, from the coding sequence GTGAATATTTACAAAGAAAAAATAATCGGTATTCTGGGGGGAATGGGTCCTGCCGCAACTTGTGATTTATTCAGCAGAATAATAAAACTCACCAAAGCAAAAAAAGATCAGGACCATATCCATATAATTATTGACAATAATCCTGAAATTCCAGATAGGACTCAGGCTATATTCAATAATGGGGAAAGTCCTGTTCCCGCATTGATAGAATCAGGCAGAATGCTGCAAACAGCAAAAGCAGATTTTATTGTAATTCCTTGTAATACAGCACATTTCTTTTATGACGAACTTAAAGGGCACCTAGGGATTCCAATAGTCCATATGATAAGAGAAGTTGCAAAAAAGATTCATAAAGAATTTCCCAATGTTAGAAAAGCTGGATTATTATCTACGCGAGGCACAATAAAAGCAGGGCTGTATCAGAAAGAGTTGATAGATTTTGATATAGAGGTAATCAAACCCGATGAGAGAGTACAGGACATGGTTACTGAAGCAATATTCGGGGAAGAAGGAATAAAATGCGGATGTTTGGAAGGAAAGAGCAAAAAGCTAATTTATAATGCAATTGATAATCTTATAAACAATGGCGCAGAACTTATAATAGGCGGGTGTACCGAGATTCCGCTTGTGGTAGATTTAAAAACAGTGCCTCTGCCATTCATTAATTCCAACCAGGTATTAGCAGAAACAGCTGTAAACATGGCTAAGGGTAATTATGCATAA
- the gltA gene encoding NADPH-dependent glutamate synthase — protein sequence MQMQKRLLMPEQLPQERIKNFNEVALGYTDDQAIAEAKRCLQCKKAPCMAGCPVEIDIPGFIELVAERKFPEALTILREKNNLPAICGRVCPQETQCEIVCTLKKKSEPVAIGRLERFVADWGRKNRRQTTERKEQRAEGRPRAAVIGAGPAGLTCAGDLARMSWKVTIFESLHAPGGVLRYGIPEFRMPRDVLDYEIEYVKNLGVEIKTNIIIGRTITIEELFDAGYKAVFIGTGAGFPYFLGIPGENYNGVYSANEFLTRANLMKAYRFPEYDTPIKIGVKVAVVGAGNVAMDSARVARRLGAKKVCIIYRRSRSEMPARAEEIHHAEEEGIELDLLTLPIEIIGDEKGWVKQVKCLKMKLGEPDDTGRRRPLPIDGSEYLVDIDTVVIAIGQGPNPLLLSMTPGLKLTRKGNIVADNITGETSLEGVYAGGDIVTGAATVIEAMGAGKRAARAIDNSVNSKHKARNTKQY from the coding sequence ATGCAGATGCAAAAAAGACTCTTGATGCCTGAACAGCTGCCACAAGAGAGAATAAAAAATTTTAATGAAGTAGCTCTTGGATATACTGATGACCAGGCAATTGCAGAAGCAAAAAGATGCCTGCAATGTAAAAAAGCTCCATGTATGGCAGGATGTCCTGTAGAAATAGATATTCCGGGATTTATAGAACTTGTTGCAGAACGCAAATTTCCAGAGGCGCTGACTATACTAAGAGAAAAGAATAATCTTCCTGCTATTTGCGGTCGTGTTTGTCCTCAGGAGACACAATGCGAAATAGTATGTACTTTGAAGAAAAAAAGTGAACCTGTTGCAATTGGGAGGTTGGAAAGATTTGTTGCAGACTGGGGGAGGAAAAACAGACGACAGACGACAGAGAGAAAAGAGCAGAGGGCAGAGGGCAGACCACGAGCAGCAGTTATAGGTGCAGGTCCGGCTGGTCTAACATGTGCCGGTGATTTAGCAAGGATGAGTTGGAAGGTAACTATCTTTGAATCCTTGCATGCGCCAGGAGGGGTGTTAAGATACGGTATTCCTGAATTCAGGATGCCGAGAGATGTTCTTGATTATGAAATAGAATATGTTAAAAATTTGGGAGTAGAGATCAAGACAAATATTATAATTGGAAGGACTATTACAATTGAGGAATTATTTGACGCAGGCTATAAAGCTGTGTTTATTGGTACAGGTGCAGGATTTCCGTATTTTCTTGGGATACCCGGTGAAAACTATAATGGTGTTTATTCTGCCAATGAATTTCTTACAAGAGCAAATCTTATGAAGGCTTACAGGTTTCCTGAATATGACACTCCAATCAAGATAGGAGTGAAGGTTGCTGTGGTTGGAGCAGGGAATGTGGCTATGGATTCAGCAAGGGTTGCGAGACGTCTCGGGGCAAAAAAGGTTTGCATAATTTATCGCCGTTCGCGTTCTGAAATGCCTGCAAGAGCTGAGGAAATTCACCATGCAGAGGAAGAAGGAATAGAACTTGATCTGCTTACATTGCCTATTGAGATAATAGGGGACGAGAAAGGTTGGGTTAAGCAGGTAAAGTGTCTCAAAATGAAACTTGGAGAACCTGATGATACAGGAAGAAGAAGACCTCTTCCCATAGATGGATCAGAGTATTTAGTAGATATAGATACAGTAGTTATTGCAATTGGGCAAGGGCCAAATCCTCTGCTCTTATCTATGACTCCCGGGTTGAAATTAACTAGAAAGGGGAATATAGTTGCTGATAATATTACAGGAGAAACCTCTCTCGAAGGAGTATATGCTGGGGGGGACATTGTAACAGGTGCAGCCACAGTGATTGAGGCTATGGGAGCAGGCAAGAGAGCTGCTAGAGCTATAGATAACAGCGTAAATTCGAAGCACAAAGCACGAAATACGAAACAATATTAA
- a CDS encoding sulfide/dihydroorotate dehydrogenase-like FAD/NAD-binding protein: MFRILDVKQLSKEIKSMVVSAPEIAKKAKPGQFIVLRIDEKGERIPLTINDFDPKTGSITIIFQEVGKTTKKLGMLEKGDSLIDVAGPLGHPGRVEKIGTVVCIGGGVGVAVIYPEARALKKIGNEVLSIIGARARDMVILEDQMRKISDELFITTDDGSYGRRGVVTDPLKDILTKRKIDLVIAIGPIIMMKFVCLMTKQFNIPTIVNLNPIMVDGTGMCGSCRVTVGGEVKFACVDGPEFDGHLVDFDELTNRNARFLDEEKESLCASGKGVCRCKKDS, from the coding sequence ATGTTCAGAATATTAGATGTAAAACAGTTATCCAAAGAGATAAAGAGCATGGTGGTCTCAGCGCCGGAAATAGCCAAAAAAGCAAAACCAGGGCAATTTATAGTGCTTAGAATAGATGAGAAAGGGGAGAGAATTCCCCTTACAATAAATGATTTTGATCCAAAAACAGGCAGTATTACCATAATATTTCAGGAGGTTGGGAAAACAACAAAAAAATTGGGAATGTTAGAAAAAGGGGATTCCTTAATTGATGTTGCAGGACCTCTTGGACATCCGGGAAGAGTAGAGAAGATTGGAACAGTTGTATGTATTGGAGGAGGAGTCGGCGTAGCGGTTATATATCCTGAAGCCAGGGCATTAAAAAAAATAGGGAACGAAGTTCTCTCAATAATTGGAGCAAGAGCTAGAGATATGGTTATTCTTGAAGACCAAATGCGGAAAATCAGTGATGAATTGTTTATTACAACAGACGATGGCTCATATGGAAGAAGAGGAGTTGTTACTGACCCGTTAAAAGATATATTGACAAAAAGGAAGATAGATCTGGTCATAGCTATCGGGCCTATAATTATGATGAAGTTTGTATGTCTTATGACAAAGCAGTTCAACATTCCGACAATTGTTAACCTCAACCCTATAATGGTGGACGGCACTGGTATGTGCGGTTCATGCAGAGTGACTGTAGGGGGTGAGGTAAAGTTTGCGTGTGTTGACGGACCTGAATTTGACGGGCATCTTGTTGATTTTGATGAGTTGACGAACAGAAATGCCAGATTTCTGGATGAAGAGAAGGAGTCCTTATGTGCTTCTGGAAAGGGGGTATGCAGATGCAAAAAAGACTCTTGA
- a CDS encoding DegT/DnrJ/EryC1/StrS family aminotransferase, giving the protein MSKEQLAINGGKPVCEESFPKWPHFEEETIQAAMGPLKNGKTNYWTGPLGMEFENKFAQWNGAKFGISVMNGTAALHTAVSCLGIGPGDEVICPSYSFIASSFCILQAGAIPIFADVKKEDHTIDAVSIEKKINKKTKAILVVHLYGIVCDMDPIMEIAKKHDLFVIEDCAQCFGGVYKGKKAGTIGNAGAFSFCQTKHFTTGGEGGCAITNDEDLSWKCKSFRDHGYNIPARLKAQAEGKRLPYIHEMVGFNYRMTEMQSAIGLKELARLDSYHLKNRRRNGEMIIKALSNHNAIKYLPPHKSDRLNAFWLFPITLNMDNLTCDIQTFVDSIAKEGVPVMPVQWWQSYREKAFTEHMGFGTAKFPFESKEYTRAEAVDYSGFICKNASWLEQRTCAFPVHPVYEKKHIQYMIDAFCKVAEAYMR; this is encoded by the coding sequence ATGAGTAAAGAACAACTTGCAATAAACGGAGGAAAACCAGTTTGTGAAGAATCATTTCCAAAATGGCCACATTTTGAAGAGGAAACAATTCAGGCCGCAATGGGCCCCTTAAAAAATGGAAAAACTAATTACTGGACAGGCCCTCTGGGAATGGAATTTGAGAACAAGTTTGCCCAGTGGAACGGAGCAAAATTCGGTATATCTGTAATGAACGGAACTGCTGCGCTGCATACAGCAGTTTCATGCTTAGGAATAGGACCCGGAGACGAAGTAATATGCCCTTCATATTCCTTTATAGCATCTTCCTTTTGTATTCTGCAGGCAGGGGCTATACCAATCTTTGCTGATGTTAAAAAGGAAGATCATACAATTGACGCTGTGAGCATTGAAAAAAAAATAAATAAAAAAACTAAAGCCATTCTTGTTGTGCATCTCTACGGTATTGTCTGCGATATGGATCCAATCATGGAGATTGCAAAAAAGCATGACCTGTTTGTAATTGAAGACTGCGCACAATGCTTCGGAGGAGTTTATAAAGGGAAAAAAGCCGGTACAATAGGTAATGCTGGAGCGTTTAGTTTCTGTCAGACTAAACACTTTACAACTGGTGGTGAAGGTGGATGCGCAATTACAAATGATGAAGACCTGTCATGGAAATGCAAGTCATTCAGAGACCATGGGTATAACATCCCGGCAAGACTCAAAGCTCAGGCAGAGGGCAAGAGGCTCCCATATATTCACGAGATGGTTGGCTTTAATTATAGAATGACAGAAATGCAGTCAGCTATAGGACTAAAAGAACTGGCAAGACTTGACAGCTATCATTTAAAGAATAGAAGACGAAACGGAGAGATGATAATAAAAGCATTATCCAATCATAATGCGATTAAGTACTTACCGCCTCATAAATCTGACAGGTTAAATGCATTCTGGCTCTTTCCAATTACACTGAATATGGATAATTTGACATGCGATATTCAGACCTTTGTAGATTCTATAGCAAAAGAGGGCGTTCCTGTTATGCCTGTTCAGTGGTGGCAATCCTACAGGGAAAAAGCATTTACTGAGCATATGGGCTTTGGCACAGCTAAATTCCCATTTGAGTCAAAAGAGTATACACGAGCTGAAGCAGTAGACTATTCAGGATTTATATGTAAAAATGCTTCGTGGCTTGAGCAGAGAACATGCGCCTTTCCTGTTCATCCAGTGTATGAAAAAAAACACATTCAATACATGATAGATGCATTCTGTAAAGTTGCAGAAGCATATATGCGTTAA
- a CDS encoding DUF1015 domain-containing protein, translated as MAIIKPFRGIRYNKEKIQNLEKVVSPPYDVISEQEKRDYLNSSPYNIIRLILPEPDGGNDKYNSARNLLNQWLNSDIIKRDECLSIYIYQQIFNINGDDITRTGFICLLKLEDFKTGTVLPHEKTLSAPKEDRLRLMNACKANLSQIFGLYQDTKHTISQILKTHTSDSPIADVTDTKGEKHKLWAIANKDDIAAIINAMQDKKVFIADGHHRYETALNYKKKLAKTNSSHTGDEPYNFIMTYLCEMNDSGLVVLPTHRLLKDLPEEVIPQEVIPQFDKSTFKQNLSAYFDVIQTNKKNLFEYMEKNRDKHIFGLYMGKGEFYALKHKGLKPLVQENIPDAWKELDVAILHKVIIENILGITEEEVKSQKNIKYVSDKEEGIRQIDNGFYELLLFLNPTKLSQIKEISLKGEVMPQKSTYFYPKLLTGLVINKL; from the coding sequence ATGGCTATTATTAAACCTTTTAGAGGCATTAGATACAATAAAGAAAAAATACAGAACTTAGAAAAGGTTGTCTCGCCGCCGTATGATGTGATCTCCGAGCAGGAAAAAAGAGACTATCTTAATTCCAGCCCCTATAATATTATAAGACTCATATTGCCTGAGCCTGACGGGGGAAATGACAAATACAACTCTGCACGCAATCTGCTTAATCAGTGGTTAAACTCTGATATTATAAAAAGAGACGAATGTCTCTCAATATACATATATCAGCAGATTTTTAATATTAATGGAGATGATATAACAAGAACAGGTTTTATATGTTTGCTGAAATTGGAAGATTTTAAAACTGGAACTGTTCTGCCGCATGAGAAAACGTTGAGCGCGCCTAAAGAAGACAGGTTGCGCTTAATGAACGCATGTAAAGCGAACCTCTCTCAAATATTCGGACTGTATCAGGACACAAAACATACCATATCTCAAATACTAAAAACACACACTTCCGATTCGCCCATTGCGGATGTTACAGATACAAAAGGAGAAAAACACAAACTATGGGCGATTGCGAATAAGGATGATATTGCCGCGATCATTAACGCTATGCAGGATAAAAAAGTTTTTATTGCTGATGGGCATCACAGGTATGAAACAGCTCTTAATTATAAGAAAAAATTAGCTAAAACCAATAGCAGTCATACTGGAGATGAACCTTATAACTTTATCATGACGTACCTATGTGAAATGAATGACTCAGGTCTTGTTGTTCTCCCGACACACAGGCTTTTAAAAGATCTGCCTGAAGAGGTAATACCTCAAGAGGTAATACCTCAATTTGACAAGTCTACATTCAAACAAAATTTATCTGCCTATTTTGATGTGATCCAGACCAACAAAAAGAATCTATTTGAATATATGGAGAAAAACAGAGATAAACACATATTTGGACTATATATGGGAAAGGGTGAATTTTACGCGTTGAAACACAAGGGGTTGAAACCCCTTGTTCAGGAAAATATACCCGATGCATGGAAAGAGCTTGATGTCGCAATCCTGCATAAGGTAATTATTGAAAACATACTCGGAATTACAGAAGAGGAAGTAAAGAGCCAAAAGAACATAAAATACGTATCTGACAAAGAGGAAGGCATCAGGCAAATAGATAATGGTTTCTATGAGCTTCTACTATTCTTAAATCCGACAAAACTCAGCCAGATTAAGGAAATATCTCTTAAAGGTGAAGTTATGCCTCAAAAATCCACATATTTCTATCCTAAGTTGCTTACTGGACTTGTAATTAACAAATTGTGA
- a CDS encoding glycosyltransferase, producing the protein MRVAIVHDWLTGMRGGEKCLEIFCELFPDAQIFTLVHIPEKITDTINRMNIKTSFIQNLPFSKTKYRNYLPLFPIAVESFDMRGYDIVLSSSHCVAKGALTPPETYHICYCYTPMRYAWDMYHEYFSHERLGPISKFTVPFFMNRIRVWDEASSRRVDDFIAISKHVATRIKHYYRRESSVIYPPVDTDFYTPMPEAMPETLSRDKNFYLMISALTYYKRIDIAIKAFNELKLPLIIIGSGPEEKKLKALANPNITFLGWQPDNILHEYYAMCKGFIFPGKEDFGITPIEAQSCGKGVIAYAEGGVLETVKHGLNGVLFKEQNPHSLIEAVRTFEKIRFDKDKIRKNTLSFNKQRFKKEIKDAIMNKYQEYTKHNFV; encoded by the coding sequence ATGAGAGTTGCAATAGTCCATGACTGGCTCACAGGTATGCGGGGCGGAGAAAAGTGTCTGGAGATATTCTGCGAGCTGTTTCCGGACGCTCAAATCTTCACACTCGTCCATATTCCCGAGAAAATAACAGACACTATAAACAGAATGAATATTAAAACGTCTTTTATTCAGAACCTACCTTTCTCAAAAACAAAATATAGAAATTACCTGCCTCTTTTTCCTATTGCTGTAGAGTCATTTGATATGAGGGGATATGATATTGTCCTGAGCAGCAGCCACTGCGTTGCTAAAGGCGCCCTAACGCCTCCAGAAACCTATCACATATGCTATTGCTACACGCCAATGAGATATGCATGGGATATGTATCACGAGTATTTCTCCCACGAGCGGCTCGGTCCTATTTCTAAGTTTACCGTTCCTTTTTTTATGAACCGCATAAGGGTATGGGATGAAGCATCCTCCCGCAGAGTAGATGATTTTATCGCTATTTCAAAACATGTTGCAACAAGAATCAAACATTATTACAGAAGAGAATCAAGCGTTATATATCCGCCTGTGGACACTGATTTCTATACACCGATGCCCGAGGCAATGCCTGAGACATTGTCTCGGGATAAAAATTTTTATCTTATGATCTCAGCATTAACTTATTACAAAAGAATTGATATAGCCATTAAAGCGTTCAATGAGCTGAAACTGCCTCTTATAATAATCGGCAGCGGTCCGGAAGAAAAAAAGCTGAAAGCCTTAGCAAATCCTAACATAACGTTTTTAGGCTGGCAGCCTGATAATATACTGCACGAATACTATGCTATGTGCAAAGGTTTTATATTCCCGGGCAAGGAAGATTTCGGCATAACTCCTATTGAGGCTCAGTCATGCGGCAAAGGAGTAATTGCATACGCTGAAGGCGGCGTTCTGGAAACAGTTAAACACGGTCTAAATGGAGTTCTATTTAAAGAACAAAATCCGCATTCTTTGATTGAAGCTGTAAGAACTTTTGAGAAAATAAGATTTGATAAAGATAAAATCCGCAAAAACACTCTTTCTTTCAACAAGCAGAGATTCAAGAAGGAAATCAAGGATGCGATTATGAATAAATACCAAGAATATACAAAACACAATTTCGTGTAA
- a CDS encoding undecaprenyl-phosphate glucose phosphotransferase, translating to MVKNPKQSPFIILSVISDTLMTAVSFLLAYYIRFYIHKVPAEYIPAFHPYLKLLIIVIPIWLISLSYHGLYKQRNSFISPIDKVYLIFKAVLFATLVLMAITFLYRQFSYSRLTFGYASAFNFLCITLMSMAIRKIQIAAIKRGFGIRNVIIVGTDETAKAIAFKIQKHIALGYKIIGYISDKEITSSESKNNPEILGGISEIPEIAREKNIDKIIFASPNVSNKDTLDIILKCTELNVDFTIVPGLYEIVTSKVNVDDIDGIPVIGLKESPLQGFNLFLKRAFDLILSAILLIILSPLLLALLIAIKLNSKGPVLYKQERVGQDNQIFTMYKFRSMRMDAEEHTGPVWAQEKDPRRTKVGSFMRKMSFDELPQLLNIIRGNMSLIGPRPERPFFVEQFKNDILGYMSRHRIKPGITGWAQVNGLRGNTSIAERTKYDLYYIENWSIAFDLKILVRTILEFCFHKHAY from the coding sequence ATGGTTAAGAATCCTAAGCAGTCTCCATTTATAATACTCTCTGTGATTTCAGATACTCTAATGACTGCAGTATCCTTCTTATTAGCCTATTATATTCGCTTTTACATACACAAGGTTCCTGCAGAATACATTCCTGCTTTCCATCCTTATCTAAAACTGCTGATAATTGTAATCCCTATCTGGCTGATATCGCTTTCATATCACGGATTGTATAAACAGAGAAATTCTTTCATTTCGCCGATTGATAAAGTATATCTCATCTTTAAAGCAGTCCTGTTTGCCACTCTGGTTTTAATGGCTATAACATTCCTGTACCGCCAGTTTTCTTATTCCAGATTAACATTCGGGTATGCTTCTGCCTTTAACTTCCTGTGTATTACGCTTATGAGCATGGCGATCAGAAAAATACAGATAGCAGCTATAAAGAGAGGCTTTGGCATTAGAAATGTAATCATTGTCGGCACGGATGAAACCGCAAAAGCAATAGCGTTCAAAATCCAGAAGCATATTGCGCTGGGTTATAAAATAATCGGGTATATTTCAGATAAGGAAATTACTTCTTCGGAAAGCAAAAATAATCCGGAAATTTTAGGAGGGATCTCTGAAATCCCTGAAATAGCGAGAGAGAAAAACATTGATAAAATCATCTTTGCATCGCCTAATGTGTCAAACAAGGACACCTTGGACATCATATTAAAATGTACCGAGCTGAACGTAGATTTCACCATTGTGCCGGGCCTGTATGAAATTGTAACAAGCAAAGTAAATGTAGATGACATAGACGGCATACCTGTAATAGGGCTTAAGGAATCCCCTCTTCAGGGTTTCAATCTTTTCCTGAAAAGAGCCTTTGACCTGATATTGTCCGCTATCCTGCTGATCATACTTTCACCTTTATTATTAGCTCTTTTAATAGCTATAAAGCTGAATTCAAAGGGGCCGGTATTGTACAAGCAGGAGAGAGTCGGTCAGGACAATCAGATTTTTACTATGTATAAATTTCGGTCAATGCGTATGGACGCTGAAGAACATACTGGCCCTGTATGGGCGCAGGAAAAGGACCCGAGACGGACTAAAGTTGGCTCGTTTATGCGAAAGATGAGCTTTGATGAACTTCCACAGCTTTTGAATATAATCAGGGGAAATATGAGTCTTATTGGCCCGAGACCAGAGAGACCATTCTTTGTAGAACAGTTTAAGAATGATATACTGGGGTATATGTCAAGACACAGGATAAAACCGGGCATAACAGGATGGGCGCAGGTAAACGGACTAAGGGGGAATACATCAATTGCAGAAAGAACCAAATACGACCTGTACTATATTGAGAACTGGTCTATAGCCTTTGACCTGAAAATCCTTGTAAGAACAATTCTGGAGTTCTGTTTTCATAAACATGCATACTAG
- a CDS encoding four helix bundle protein has translation MKNTKQYDLEDRTLEFARRVRTFIKKLPKTIANIEDGKQLVRSSGSVGANYIEANESLSKKDFAMRVKICRKEAKESSYWLNLIDISNNVEHEKERKNLIQESSELTNIFGAILRGMK, from the coding sequence ATGAAAAATACGAAACAGTATGACTTAGAAGATCGCACTCTTGAGTTTGCAAGAAGAGTGAGGACATTTATAAAGAAATTACCAAAAACGATAGCAAACATCGAGGATGGGAAACAGCTTGTTAGATCATCTGGTTCAGTTGGCGCAAATTATATTGAAGCCAATGAATCATTAAGTAAAAAAGATTTTGCAATGAGAGTTAAGATCTGTCGAAAAGAAGCCAAAGAAAGCAGTTATTGGCTAAATTTGATAGATATAAGTAACAATGTTGAGCATGAAAAAGAAAGAAAAAATTTAATACAAGAATCTTCAGAACTCACAAATATTTTCGGCGCAATTCTGAGAGGAATGAAATAG